Genomic window (Arachis hypogaea cultivar Tifrunner chromosome 13, arahy.Tifrunner.gnm2.J5K5, whole genome shotgun sequence):
GCCTTTTCCATCTCCTTATGTTGATCTTTCTTTGTCAGTCTTTTGTTTGCTTTACAAGTTTCCCATTTGAAAATTGTGTATCTCTAAGAATCTTGCCATGTGGTAAATGCAGGGCATTGGTTCAGATGATATCAAAGCACTCAAAGCACGAAAGCTTATTGTTCCACAGTAATAATAATTTCTGTTGGTTGTGATGAAGAATTTTGAATATATACTGATCATGCAGTGAATGACTTGACTATTCTTTTCTTGTTGAAAttcttattaatatattatgatCTAGAACATGGAAGGGCTACTCAGTGAGAAAAGGTCCTAATTATGCCCCCAAAAGAAAGCAGGTTGTGACTGATTTGACTCGGGAAAATTTTCAGAGGTATTTTATTTGTAGTCCAAATATGTACAAAAATGGGGCTTACTTAAAACCTCTGCATTAAATCGTCAACTTTATTTGGACATTTTAGTGCATTAAAACCCAATCTCATGAACTTGCCTTTTTGTATTCTTTATGTCAGTGGTGAGTGGAAAGAATTGGAGTTCAAAGAGTACAATTACAGTGCTAAAGGTGCTCCTCTTGAGGGTGGCCATCTTCATCCATTGCTGAAGGCAAGGAACCTTTTCTCCTTCTCCTTTCACTCATGCCCCATAAAATACTACATTCCCCTTGATATTTATTAGGAAAAAAAGAATTGTCTGTTATTATTGCTGACAATTTGAATATCCATAATTACATTTGCAGGAAAACGTATTgtatttttagatatttaaatttgaGGATTGATATAGAGTTTTGCTAAGAAACTTGATGGTGATCAAAACATGCCTTGTATAGTGCCTTTTTATGCATTTATTTTAGTGgttttatatatatgcatgtgTGCACTATACTACGTGCATACATTGTATTGTGATTTTATTATGGTGCTTTCCCTATAAGATCCTTGCCTTGCCTATGTTATACTTTGTTGTCATTATTTACATGATCAATGCTAAAAGGGAACGTGGTATTTGGTGTATACTCAGACTCTGCACAAAATCGTGTTCAATCTTTACGGAATTTATAAGTGTTACTAGAAAAATTTGGATAGAAAAATTTGGAAAGCACAATTGGGTCATCTGATGAAATTTTTCTCTATGTTTAGGTACGGGCTCAACTGAAACAGATTTTCCTCTGCATGGGGTGAGTCCTATCTTTGTTTTGTGGAAGCTGATGTCTTCTTTGGTTCAACTTTTGTCTTCAACTTTCAAGTATAACATTTTATGATCTAATCTGATGCTGCAGTTTTGAGGAGATGCCAACTAATAATTTTGTTGAGAGCAGGTAACTGTTGTTTCCTTATGAATATCCTTCCCTGTTCAACAGATTGTACACATCATGTGTATTATAGCATGTAGCAGCAACATTTTGCTCTTTACATCTAATTGTTATAATTTGCAGCTTCTGGAACTTTGATGCGTTGTTCCAGCCCCAACAACACCCAGCTCGTGATTCACATGACACCTTCTTTTTGGACGGTTAGTGAAACTACAATTTTATACATTCTATTCTCTCATTCCATGCTTCATTATGAGTAAACATGGCTCATACATCTGCAGCTCCTTCAACTACAAAGAGACTGCCTGAAGATTATGTTGAGAGGGTGAAGCAAATTCATGAAACTGGTGGTTATGAGTCTAGGGGGTATGTATCGCCTTGAGCACACTTAGGATATTTGTTGCAAGACATATAAGTTCCAATATGTTGTGGAAAACCTTACAACTTGTTCCTTGGTAGATATGTATATGATTGGAAAAGAGAGGAAGCAAACAAAAACCTCCTGCGAACGCACACAACTGCTGTTTCCTCGAGGATGCTTTACCAACTAGCGCAGGTGTCCATTTGTGTCTGAACTCAATTTTTTCTTATCAGGTTCTTCTTTGTGTACATCATTATGTCATGTGATCTTACGTGCCATTCATCTTCCTGCTATTGTTCTTCCTCATGATTGCAGATTGAATTTTCTAAGTAATGTATATGAATATGTATGTCTGTTTTTGTGTGCATTGTATACTTGTTTGtgttttttattcatctttaatGATTATTCCCCAAGAATAAGTGATTATGTTTCCATGTTCAAGGACTGAAACATAGACTGCATCatataattttgtttctcttcgTTTTAATGTCTTAGCAGAAGCCATTTGCTCCCAAAAAATATTTCTCCATTGATCGTGTCTTCAGAAACGAAGCAGTTGATCGAACACATCTTGCTGAGTTCCATCAGATTGAAGGTAAAAGTTTTAATTCTTTGAAATTATTCATTGTCATCCTTATGAAACAAACACCTTTGATATTTATCTCTCTTGAAGTcctgcaattttttttttaaaaaaaaaggggcaaAGGAATAGACTACAGATTGCTTCTAAATTGTGTTTTTGTTTATCTTGGGATTCAAATTTGTCAAAATGATTCCAACATTTCTAGCATCATTTTTTTTCAGGCCTTGTATGTGATCGAGGACTCACTCTTTGTGACTTAATAGGAGTACTACATGATTTCTTCTCACACTTAGGTAATACTTTCTTATGTCGTAACAATTTACAATTGTAATGTTCTCTATGACCCACAGTCATGTTGGATAAATATGGTCATTAGTAGCATAGTTAAACTGTTGATGTTCCTAGCTAAAACATATTAATTTCATTGTTATTGAGATCAGGCATGACCAAATTGAAGTTCAAGCCTGCTTACAATCCATATACTGAACCAAGCATGGAGATTTTCAGGTGAATACTTCTTTTAATATTTGGCATCTCCTTATCCTGGTGCTGAGAATTAACATGGTCAAATCCTAACAGTTATCATGAAGGCTTTAAAAAATGGGTAGAGGTAGGAAATTCTGGCATGTTCAGACCTGAAATGTTGCGGCCGATGGGACTTCCAGAAGATGTCCAAGTTATTGCCTGGGGCCTGTCCCTTGAAAGGTGAGAAAAATTTGAGAACACCATCATGATTGATTGCTGAGAATATAGAAAATCCATTTGTTAAAGTTACTATGAATTCTTCTGTTTCGGTACtcattttctgtttgaatctAATAAAACACTAGGAATTTTAGTACAACATATTAACTAACTACTGAACTTcattcaaaattgattttgacAAGTTCTTTTGTCTCTGGAAACAGGCCAACGATGATACTATATGGGATCGATAACATCAGAGATCTCTTTGGTCCCAAGGTATTGTTAAGTTATACCAAATATATGGTCCCGTgcaacaacttttttttttttaagttttacaaGTGATATTGTCATAAAACCATGTATGTTTCATGTTTGATGCAGGTGGATCTTGGCCTCATAAAGAAAAATTCAATTTGTCGTCTTGGAATTAACTAGAACAATTCATTTTTCCATTGAATTTCTTGTCATTTGttgaaagaaagtgaaagaagttTTGTGGTCAAATATTAACTGTAAGAATAGTTAGATCTCTTATGAAGAATTCTGGTGTTGGAAAGTTATGGCattagcattttttatttttcagctaTGTTTTGTTactattattttcatataaaacacTGAATTTTTAGCATCAATGGCCTTGTTACAACGTTTCTACTCATTGATAAAGCTTACATAGACTTCACTTATACAATTTATAAATTTCATTGTGGATATTAATGTACAAGGGATCAAATCAAGGAATTTTACAAGCAATTGTCAAGTTGTAATCATGATTGCATCCTCTGAAAATCAACAAAGTATATACatgaaagaagcaagaaaacAACAATTGAGTGGTGCAACATGCACATTTCAAAGTATATCAAGAGCATATACCTTGAAGCAATGTTGAGTTTAATTCTGTATATATACAAGACAGTGAATGATAGATTACAAGCTTCATTTTGTTAGCATATCAACCGTTGAACAGAAAAATATGATCTTATTGCAAATACTTGCAAGTGAAATTACTATATTAATCTGACTCACAACAATGACACCATTTTGCTCTCCATAcagtcatcaattttaattttatgtttggagtTTAGTAGTAGTATCCACTGGAATAACAGCCTCGGATTGagtctcttcctcctcttcgcTGGATTGAGTCTCTTCCTCCTCATCGCCGGCAACACCAGACTGAAATTTTTTGCGCTTTCTGATGAGATCATTGACCAGTTTATTGAATTGTACGTCACTGCTAGCCAGCATGTATCTCAGCTTAATATTAAGCTGATTCTCCACAAGAACCTTGTGTCTTGGGATAATTCGCCCTTCAAGAGAATAGCTGAAAAACCTGAAAACAACATAGGAGGTAGATAAATAGATAATCGAAGAAAACTATGCAATATTCTTTAAAAGTAATCTATGATCAAAGTATCATTATGTGATGATACCTTGGAAACTCGATGATATCTTGCAAAGGTCGGATCATGGTTCGCCGCAGATAAACATACTTAGGCCGAAGGACATCGGGATTGTATCTGAGCAGCAATGGGAAATCAGCAACCATCTCGCCTAGCTGCCGGACGTGTATGCCAagagacaaaaaatatttaacatttaCTTCAAGCTTTTGTACAATGCTGCATCCCAAGAGCTCAGGTCCCAGAGCTACAACCTTGGCAATATCTTTCTCAGTTACTCCAGCTTTGGTCATCAAGAATATAACCTTCATCACATTGAATTTCAGCAGATGAGTCAATACATGTCTCTAGATGAATCATCttattcacatataattatttatttcaattcttTCTGTCCATTAATAAGTGTCGAATTGACAGAATTGGTATATCCAAAAAGCAGGATATCAAGTTTGTCAATCTAACACTTGTTAATGGACGGAAGTAGCATAGAGTATATAGTACTATATGACACCAAGGACATAAGTATCCCTTCTCACACAAATTTGGATTCCTAATTATTCATTTGTGTATTTGGCTATAACTGTAAGAAGATATGAAAATGGTTACTGATAATATAAACATTTTTATCATAGTTGGGGAATAGAAGGACAAACCACTGGCCTAATCTTCTTGTTGAGGCTGTAAGTGAGTAGAGTAGGAAACTTCACAAGCATGTTGCCAACTGCATCATCTCTAACCCCTATGTCCTGAAAAAATTTTACCTTGATAATATAATAGGTACCATATTGTTAGCAACCTCATCAGCAAATATGCTGGTACAAAAGTCTTACAGAAACTGCTGATTACGTTAGTACAAATTCGTTTAAGGGTACCTTTGGAACAATATTCAACTTCAAATCGGTACAAAAGACCATTGGTTTAAGGGTAAGCATTCTCCTCATGCCATCTTTAGTGATTCCATAATAGTAGAAATACTTAACAAGAGGTTTCCATTGTTCTTCAATGCTACAACCCATCAATTGTGGCCTAAATGCTAGCAACTTGCCAACATCCTCATTTTTAAGCCCAAATTCTTTCAAGTAATTAACCTGAAAATTACAACTCAAGAATCAATTTATAATGTCTATATATCAGAAACCATTGCATATCAAACTACTGTACCTTT
Coding sequences:
- the LOC112736886 gene encoding phenylalanine--tRNA ligase alpha subunit, cytoplasmic; translation: MAEEAILGYLQHNEEIKDSGEFAAERNIDHNEIVNVIKSLHGFRYVDAEDIKRETWVLTDEGKTYTATGSPEFQLFNAIPPEGIPKDELQKKLDPSVFKIGCAQAAKNKWVEMGKQLVTRKVQNVDDKVKGLLLQIQQGQGIGSDDIKALKARKLIVPQTWKGYSVRKGPNYAPKRKQVVTDLTRENFQSGEWKELEFKEYNYSAKGAPLEGGHLHPLLKVRAQLKQIFLCMGFEEMPTNNFVESSFWNFDALFQPQQHPARDSHDTFFLDAPSTTKRLPEDYVERVKQIHETGGYESRGYVYDWKREEANKNLLRTHTTAVSSRMLYQLAQKPFAPKKYFSIDRVFRNEAVDRTHLAEFHQIEGLVCDRGLTLCDLIGVLHDFFSHLGMTKLKFKPAYNPYTEPSMEIFSYHEGFKKWVEVGNSGMFRPEMLRPMGLPEDVQVIAWGLSLERPTMILYGIDNIRDLFGPKVDLGLIKKNSICRLGIN